Below is a window of Pseudomonadota bacterium DNA.
ACATTGCATCAAAGGCGCTCTTCCCGCGGATTCACGCTGATCGAGATCATGATTGCCATTGCCATCGTCGCCATTCTCATGGCCGTGCTGCTGCCCAACTACGTGCGCGCCAAGTCGCGCAGCCGGCTCACCACCTGCGAATCGGGCATGCGCAACATGGCCACGGCCCTCGAGCTGTATGCGCGCAACAACTCCGATCTGTATCCTACAAGCCTGGGGCTGCTGGCACCGAACTACATGGCCGCCATCCCCTCGTGCCCGTCGGCCGGGAACAATCTGCCCTACCTCAACGGCTTTTCGAGCAGCACGACGAACTACACCATGTCGTGCAGTGGTTCGAGCCATCAAGACATCGGCGTTCCCAGCGGCTACCCACAGTACTATCTTGTCGGCGGTCTCAAGGAGCAGTAGCGCACCGCTGCTCAACGAACCCCCTGGCGCAGAGAGGTATACATGCAGCCCATCGGTCCGGTCAGTCGCGAGACCGGCGGAAACTCCTCGCTTCA
It encodes the following:
- a CDS encoding prepilin-type N-terminal cleavage/methylation domain-containing protein, which encodes MTRKISTVSPTLHQRRSSRGFTLIEIMIAIAIVAILMAVLLPNYVRAKSRSRLTTCESGMRNMATALELYARNNSDLYPTSLGLLAPNYMAAIPSCPSAGNNLPYLNGFSSSTTNYTMSCSGSSHQDIGVPSGYPQYYLVGGLKEQ